Proteins from one Caloramator mitchellensis genomic window:
- a CDS encoding type II secretion system F family protein translates to MHTPLAMIKIKGDAGGVKGIRKFTNEETSVLFKQIHLISSSGVNIIKGIEIIKSMSEDDKVFKTLDLLSKQIIQGENLSDIFEKYNLIPSFAIYMMRVGERSGKLDKILLELADYYENEARIVKNIQQALTYPLILFITSVLVAMMLALKVIPNLISILHQLNIKELPYITKIIISMSSNIDILLIVLANFLFTIVILLKSKNPSIKKYLDSFLLKIPIYKTVEIKLLTSRIAKSLYIQISSGISILDSLILSEQLIKNYNIRLKYIKIIEEIKHGNSLGSTFKKYNLFPKIFTELISVGEETGNLEDTLNKLSIYFENDVEKRLIGIVKLMEPILIIFISIIIGVMVLAFLLPMFKIYNNLF, encoded by the coding sequence ATGCATACCCCTTTAGCAATGATTAAGATAAAAGGGGATGCAGGGGGAGTTAAAGGAATAAGAAAATTTACAAATGAAGAAACATCTGTTTTATTTAAACAGATACATTTGATATCGAGTTCAGGAGTTAATATTATAAAAGGAATCGAAATTATTAAATCGATGTCAGAAGATGACAAAGTTTTTAAAACATTGGATTTGCTAAGCAAGCAAATAATACAAGGTGAAAATTTAAGTGATATTTTTGAGAAATACAATTTAATTCCGAGCTTTGCAATATATATGATGAGGGTAGGAGAAAGGTCTGGAAAACTTGACAAGATACTGTTGGAACTTGCAGATTATTATGAGAACGAGGCAAGAATTGTCAAAAACATACAACAGGCTTTGACCTACCCATTGATATTGTTTATTACTTCAGTCCTAGTAGCAATGATGCTAGCTCTAAAGGTAATACCTAATCTTATTTCAATTTTGCATCAGTTAAACATTAAAGAACTGCCATATATTACAAAGATAATAATAAGTATGAGTAGTAATATTGATATATTATTGATAGTTTTAGCTAACTTTTTATTTACAATAGTTATTCTTTTAAAAAGTAAAAATCCATCCATTAAAAAATATTTAGATTCATTTTTACTTAAGATTCCAATATACAAAACAGTAGAGATTAAATTACTAACATCTAGAATTGCAAAAAGTTTGTATATACAGATTTCAAGCGGTATTAGTATTTTAGATAGCTTAATTCTTTCAGAACAATTAATAAAAAACTATAATATCAGATTAAAATATATTAAAATAATCGAAGAAATAAAACATGGCAATTCTCTTGGGTCAACATTTAAAAAATATAATTTGTTTCCTAAAATTTTTACTGAACTTATCTCTGTTGGAGAAGAAACAGGAAATTTAGAAGATACTCTCAACAAACTTTCTATATATTTTGAAAATGATGTAGAAAAAAGATTAATTGGGATTGTTAAATTGATGGAGCCAATTTTAATTATTTTCATATCTATTATCATAGGAGTTATGGTTCTGGCATTTTTGCTTCCGATGTTTAAGATATATAACAATTTATTTTAG
- a CDS encoding prepilin peptidase: MIFIIFLLGLIVGSFLNVCIYRIPRDESVVFPASHCANCYHKLAWHDLFPLFSYLFLKGRCRYCNSKISIRYPIIELLNGLIYILLFIKFGLTLIFIKYSILSSLIIVISVIDLFTTDIYTNTIYFGTAVGIIFIFIFLLMKQNIITFIIGALIGAGVISIIILTTHGMGWGDAELLFVIGLFLGVKLTIVTVFLSFILGGFIGSLLILLKIKSRKDYIPFGPFISLATLISILWGDTLLSFYIF; the protein is encoded by the coding sequence TTGATTTTTATTATTTTTTTATTAGGACTAATTGTAGGAAGTTTTTTAAATGTCTGTATTTATAGGATTCCTAGAGATGAATCGGTTGTCTTTCCAGCATCGCATTGTGCTAACTGCTACCATAAATTAGCGTGGCATGATTTGTTTCCACTGTTTAGTTATTTGTTTCTAAAAGGCAGATGCAGATATTGTAATTCAAAAATATCAATTAGATACCCAATAATCGAATTATTAAATGGATTAATTTATATATTGTTGTTTATAAAATTTGGTTTAACACTAATCTTTATAAAATATTCAATACTGTCATCATTAATAATCGTGATATCAGTAATCGATTTATTTACAACTGATATATATACAAATACAATCTATTTTGGAACAGCAGTTGGGATAATTTTTATTTTTATTTTTCTGTTAATGAAGCAAAATATAATAACTTTTATAATAGGAGCATTGATAGGAGCAGGTGTTATCTCAATTATAATATTGACTACTCATGGAATGGGATGGGGAGATGCAGAACTATTATTTGTTATAGGATTATTCTTAGGGGTAAAGCTTACTATAGTTACAGTTTTTCTGTCGTTTATATTAGGTGGTTTTATAGGTTCACTATTAATTTTGCTGAAAATTAAATCAAGAAAGGATTATATTCCATTTGGTCCTTTCATATCATTAGCTACGTTAATTTCAATTTTATGGGGTGATACATTATTAAGTTTTTATATATTTTAA
- a CDS encoding shikimate kinase, with the protein MKNISLIGMPGSGKTTIGRVLSKKLGMKFIDLDRYIEEKAQMKITRIFEMYGEDYFRNIESHSLLDVLDTENTVISTGGGIVTREENMIFLKKKTIIFYIKRDLDIIINNVRFDNRPLLKDKNNLYKLFEKRSMLYEKYCDYAIVNDASIYDAVDKIIKILQED; encoded by the coding sequence TTGAAAAATATTTCATTAATCGGTATGCCTGGGAGTGGTAAAACTACTATTGGAAGAGTTTTATCTAAAAAGTTAGGCATGAAATTTATTGATTTAGATAGATATATAGAAGAAAAGGCACAAATGAAGATAACCAGAATATTTGAAATGTATGGAGAAGATTATTTTAGGAATATAGAAAGTCATTCCCTACTAGATGTCCTTGATACTGAAAACACAGTAATTTCAACTGGCGGTGGAATTGTTACGAGGGAAGAAAATATGATTTTTTTAAAGAAAAAAACAATTATTTTTTATATTAAAAGAGATTTGGATATAATAATAAATAATGTTAGGTTTGATAATAGACCATTGTTAAAGGATAAAAATAATTTATATAAACTTTTTGAAAAAAGATCTATGCTATATGAAAAATATTGCGATTATGCTATTGTTAACGATGCATCTATTTACGATGCTGTAGATAAAATAATTAAAATATTACAGGAGGATTAA
- a CDS encoding GspE/PulE family protein: MDLQINIGTYKKLNKYKGLEEKHKAKHDLNYFYFNECLNDDFNQFLIKNYGIMTLFDSPERIIFGVNEDTDKNKLNEIISKTKKEIVILDVSLSCINSVIEQTNNKKIETEIQISPIAMLLDWILKYSIDKKASDIHFEPFEKYVKVRSRVDGDLTEIIRITHEAYNMLLNRIKILSGLDISEKRLPLDGKLKWENESERYDLRISTIPTVFGEKTVIRILNKNEIFINKNCLGMNLEQQKLFNKIIYKHKGIILVTGPTGSGKSTTLYAIINELNNQKNNIITIEDPIEYTIEGINQINVNPKSGLTFSVGLRSMLRQDPDVIVVGEIRDFETADIALKAAITGHQVISTFHTNDAVSTITRLLDMGIEPYLLASALNGIISQRLVKKICPYCRYIVNKNDIENKFWGKKAKLYKGKGCSYCNYTGYKGRVGVFEILEVTDEIRSLISKDYCELNLKMKIKDYSASSIVDVCKELVLSGITTTEEFLKINYF, translated from the coding sequence ATGGATTTACAGATAAATATTGGAACCTACAAGAAACTCAATAAATATAAAGGCCTTGAAGAAAAACATAAAGCAAAACATGATTTGAACTACTTTTATTTTAATGAATGTTTAAACGATGATTTTAATCAGTTCTTGATTAAAAATTATGGAATCATGACGTTGTTTGATAGCCCAGAAAGAATAATATTCGGTGTTAATGAGGATACAGACAAAAATAAGCTTAACGAGATAATAAGCAAAACAAAAAAAGAAATAGTTATATTGGATGTAAGTTTAAGCTGTATTAATAGTGTTATAGAACAGACTAACAATAAAAAGATTGAAACTGAAATTCAAATTTCGCCAATTGCGATGCTATTAGATTGGATTTTAAAATATAGCATAGATAAAAAGGCAAGCGACATACATTTTGAGCCTTTTGAAAAATATGTTAAAGTTAGGAGCAGGGTTGATGGTGATTTAACAGAAATAATAAGAATTACTCACGAGGCTTATAATATGCTTTTAAACAGAATAAAAATACTCTCAGGTCTTGATATTTCTGAGAAAAGACTGCCGCTTGATGGAAAGCTTAAATGGGAAAATGAAAGTGAAAGATATGATTTAAGAATATCAACAATTCCAACTGTTTTTGGAGAAAAAACAGTCATAAGAATATTGAACAAAAACGAAATTTTTATAAATAAAAATTGTTTAGGGATGAATTTGGAACAACAGAAATTGTTTAATAAAATTATTTATAAACATAAAGGAATTATATTAGTTACAGGTCCAACTGGAAGCGGAAAGTCAACGACATTATATGCAATTATTAATGAACTTAACAATCAAAAAAATAACATAATAACTATTGAGGATCCCATCGAATATACAATTGAAGGCATAAATCAAATAAATGTTAACCCAAAATCAGGATTAACTTTTTCAGTTGGACTTAGGTCGATGTTAAGACAGGACCCTGATGTAATTGTGGTAGGAGAAATAAGAGATTTTGAGACTGCCGATATTGCGTTAAAGGCAGCAATAACAGGCCATCAAGTAATTAGCACATTTCATACAAATGATGCGGTTTCTACAATAACAAGACTGTTAGATATGGGAATAGAGCCATATTTATTAGCGTCAGCATTAAATGGCATAATATCACAAAGGCTTGTAAAGAAGATATGCCCTTACTGCAGATATATAGTAAATAAAAATGATATTGAAAACAAATTCTGGGGTAAAAAGGCAAAACTATATAAAGGTAAGGGTTGTTCATATTGTAATTATACTGGCTATAAAGGGAGAGTAGGAGTATTTGAAATACTTGAAGTTACGGATGAAATAAGAAGTCTAATTTCTAAAGATTATTGTGAATTAAATTTAAAGATGAAAATTAAAGATTATAGCGCTTCATCGATTGTTGATGTTTGTAAAGAACTAGTTTTAAGTGGCATAACAACCACAGAAGAATTTCTAAAAATAAATTACTTTTGA
- a CDS encoding type IV pilus twitching motility protein PilT, with the protein MLNIDTILIRAVEMEASDIHITVGIPPTFRINGILKHIGEEKVTPKDTEYCAKSILTEEQYERYLQYGEIDLSYSIQGIGRFRVNIFKQRGSDALAIRTVAPQIPTLEKLNMPPVLKELCTKNRGLVLVTGPTGSGKSTTLAAMINEINSSRNCHIITLEDPVEYLHKHKSSIVNQREIGYDSKSYANALRAALREDPDVILVGEMRDLETISIAITAAETGHLVFSTLHTIGASKTIDRIVDVFPPHQQQQIKVQLAAVLEGVISQQLITRADGKGRVCAMEIMVATPAVRNLIREGKTHQIDSIVQTGGRYGMKTMDSSLVELFKKGLITEEDALTYSVDKDIMERLMRL; encoded by the coding sequence ATGTTAAATATCGATACTATATTAATAAGAGCTGTTGAAATGGAGGCTTCAGATATACATATTACTGTTGGCATACCACCAACCTTTAGAATAAACGGTATATTGAAGCATATAGGAGAAGAAAAGGTAACTCCTAAGGACACTGAATATTGCGCTAAGTCTATTTTGACTGAAGAACAATATGAACGTTATTTGCAATATGGAGAAATTGATTTATCATATTCAATTCAGGGTATTGGGAGATTTAGGGTCAATATATTTAAACAACGAGGAAGTGATGCTTTAGCAATAAGAACTGTTGCACCTCAAATACCAACGCTTGAGAAATTAAACATGCCTCCTGTTTTAAAGGAATTATGCACTAAAAATAGAGGCTTAGTGTTAGTTACAGGACCAACTGGAAGCGGTAAATCTACAACCCTAGCAGCAATGATAAATGAGATAAACAGTTCAAGAAATTGCCATATAATAACTCTTGAAGACCCTGTTGAATATTTACATAAGCACAAGAGCAGCATAGTAAATCAAAGAGAAATAGGCTATGATAGCAAGTCCTATGCAAATGCTCTTAGGGCTGCTTTAAGAGAAGACCCTGATGTAATACTTGTAGGTGAGATGAGAGATTTAGAAACTATATCAATAGCTATAACAGCTGCTGAAACAGGACACCTTGTTTTTTCAACACTACATACTATTGGTGCATCTAAAACAATTGATAGAATAGTTGACGTTTTCCCTCCTCACCAGCAACAGCAGATAAAGGTTCAACTCGCGGCTGTTTTAGAAGGAGTTATTTCTCAACAGCTTATTACGAGGGCTGATGGAAAAGGCAGAGTTTGTGCTATGGAAATAATGGTTGCTACACCTGCTGTTAGAAACTTAATAAGAGAAGGTAAAACCCATCAAATAGATTCTATAGTTCAAACAGGTGGTAGATATGGAATGAAGACGATGGATTCCTCTCTAGTGGAACTATTTAAAAAAGGATTAATTACCGAAGAGGATGCACTGACTTACTCAGTTGATAAGGACATAATGGAAAGATTAATGAGACTATAA